One stretch of Candidatus Omnitrophota bacterium DNA includes these proteins:
- a CDS encoding anti-sigma factor antagonist (This anti-anti-sigma factor, or anti-sigma factor antagonist, belongs to a family that includes characterized members SpoIIAA, RsbV, RsfA, and RsfB.) — translation MEIQARQKGDIIILDLAGRIDADSANLVEVTGQCIRDGYGDILCNFEAVDFIDYMGISAIVIAYKEVINNNGRMKFVSIPAHLRSLFSIAGLDKVIDIYATEDMAVNSFKEDKIIEDIKKMQLRRRFKRLPIDIKIELKEKYDKSASCHKGDLLNLSAVGAYIYGCGQFKLGDEVILRLKLPPKLEEIELEAKVVWLSDKQIQLHSHPGMGVEFCNLSVPTQQKLIGFIERNLSLLSSDN, via the coding sequence ATGGAAATCCAGGCTAGGCAAAAAGGCGATATCATTATATTAGATTTAGCCGGCCGCATTGATGCGGATTCCGCTAATCTCGTGGAAGTCACGGGCCAGTGTATCCGCGACGGTTACGGCGATATCTTATGTAATTTTGAGGCAGTGGACTTTATTGATTATATGGGTATCTCCGCGATAGTGATTGCCTATAAAGAGGTAATCAATAATAACGGCAGGATGAAATTCGTCAGTATACCCGCGCATCTGAGGAGCTTGTTTTCTATCGCGGGCTTAGATAAGGTTATCGATATCTACGCCACCGAGGATATGGCCGTAAATAGTTTTAAAGAAGATAAGATTATCGAAGATATCAAAAAAATGCAACTGCGGCGCAGGTTCAAGCGCCTGCCTATTGATATTAAGATAGAGCTAAAAGAAAAATACGATAAGAGCGCTTCCTGTCATAAGGGCGACCTTTTGAATTTAAGCGCCGTCGGTGCCTATATATATGGTTGCGGGCAATTTAAATTAGGGGATGAGGTTATTTTAAGGCTTAAGCTCCCTCCGAAACTCGAAGAGATAGAACTGGAGGCAAAGGTAGTCTGGTTATCCGATAAACAAATCCAGCTTCATTCCCATCCCGGTATGGGGGTAGAATTCTGTAATCTTTCCGTGCCCACGCAGCAAAAACTCATCGGATTCATCGAAAGAAACCTGTCGTTATTGTCTAGCGATAACTAA